A stretch of Christensenellaceae bacterium DNA encodes these proteins:
- a CDS encoding PAS domain-containing protein: MKTREPAYYENGGRTNLLSDLNKARNILQVVIEGSYDGIYMTDGDANTLMANTSYEIISGLKREQVIGKNMRDLVAHDIINQSGTLEAIRTRQSVTLEQVFQTGKRAVITSTPTLDETGEVVMVMTNVRDITELHELRLRLRENEANVSELEAMRRELLGDSELVVYDHSMLAVMKMVDRVCKLDTTVLLTGETGVGKDRIASYIYKESNRSKERFIKVNCGAIPATLIESELFGYERGAFTGANKEGKMGLFEVADNGTIFLDEIGELPPDMQVKLLRVLQEQEIERIGSNKPIKVDVRVIAATNRNLEEMLKDKTFRADLYYRLNVFPVTIPPLRERKEDILPLAQRFLEELNHKYGMNKRLTPAAEDVLLEYRWPGNVRELKNVVERAMIMSSSDEITVGNLFLHVASAEAQLLLSGEAIDLKSVVERMELDYINHAYQKWGNVRDAAKSLRMDAATFVRKRKKYQQKHMRLQK; this comes from the coding sequence GTGAAGACAAGGGAACCCGCATACTATGAAAACGGCGGCCGTACCAACCTGCTGAGCGATCTGAACAAGGCGCGCAATATTCTTCAGGTGGTGATCGAAGGCTCTTACGACGGTATTTATATGACGGACGGGGACGCCAATACCCTAATGGCAAATACTTCCTATGAGATTATTTCCGGACTCAAGCGGGAGCAAGTGATTGGCAAGAATATGCGCGACCTAGTGGCGCACGATATTATAAACCAGTCGGGGACCTTGGAAGCGATCCGTACGCGGCAAAGCGTGACGCTCGAGCAGGTATTCCAGACGGGTAAACGCGCGGTGATCACCAGCACACCCACGCTTGATGAAACGGGCGAGGTTGTGATGGTCATGACGAATGTGCGAGACATCACGGAGCTTCATGAGCTGCGCCTGCGCCTGCGCGAAAACGAAGCCAATGTCTCGGAGCTGGAAGCGATGCGCAGAGAGCTTTTGGGAGACAGCGAGCTTGTGGTATACGACCATTCCATGCTGGCCGTCATGAAAATGGTAGACCGTGTATGCAAGCTGGATACGACGGTTTTGCTGACAGGGGAAACCGGCGTCGGCAAGGACAGGATCGCATCGTATATTTATAAAGAAAGCAACCGGTCAAAGGAACGTTTTATCAAGGTCAATTGCGGGGCGATTCCGGCAACGCTTATCGAAAGCGAACTGTTCGGATATGAGCGCGGCGCTTTCACAGGCGCCAACAAAGAAGGAAAGATGGGGCTGTTTGAGGTAGCGGACAATGGAACGATCTTTTTGGACGAGATCGGCGAATTGCCGCCGGATATGCAGGTGAAGCTGCTGCGTGTGCTGCAGGAACAGGAAATAGAGCGTATCGGCTCTAATAAACCGATCAAGGTGGACGTGCGCGTGATTGCCGCGACCAACAGGAATCTGGAAGAGATGCTGAAAGACAAAACGTTTCGCGCGGATCTTTATTACCGCCTCAATGTTTTTCCGGTGACGATCCCGCCGCTCAGGGAAAGAAAAGAAGATATATTGCCGCTTGCACAGCGTTTCCTAGAGGAGCTTAACCATAAGTATGGGATGAATAAACGCCTGACGCCGGCCGCAGAGGACGTGCTCCTGGAATACCGATGGCCGGGGAACGTGCGCGAGTTAAAAAATGTGGTGGAGCGCGCGATGATTATGAGCAGCTCGGACGAGATCACAGTGGGGAACCTGTTTTTGCATGTGGCTTCCGCAGAAGCGCAGCTTTTATTAAGCGGCGAGGCCATCGACTTAAAGTCCGTGGTGGAACGCATGGAACTAGACTATATCAACCATGCTTACCAGAAATGGGGCAATGTGCGCGACGCGGCAAAAAGCCTGCGTATGGATGCGGCGACCTTTGTACGCAAGCGTAAAAAGTATCAGCAAAAACATATGCGGTTGCAAAAATGA
- a CDS encoding response regulator: MHKAMIVDQDPMVSYLIREYLECDGRFEVVGEFQEMESALAFLRQNDAGLMILDFCLPDYHERALLGELYKTGNKTELILVTAARDAASLYRAMHLGAIDYLVKPFSYKRLLKALDKYIDYTKTVEGLRLADQETVDYLLHAPDAKDTGAAKGMVAGSDIERRILEDMAGGQGRDFTAKELADGLQVSVVTVRRYLKRLNDAGRVISDIDYQTGGHPRIVYRLP, from the coding sequence ATGCATAAAGCGATGATTGTTGACCAGGACCCGATGGTTTCGTACCTGATCCGCGAATATTTGGAATGCGACGGGCGTTTTGAAGTTGTGGGAGAATTCCAGGAGATGGAGAGCGCGCTTGCTTTTTTAAGGCAAAATGATGCAGGGCTTATGATCCTTGATTTTTGTTTGCCGGATTATCATGAAAGGGCGTTGCTTGGGGAACTTTATAAAACGGGCAATAAGACGGAATTGATTCTGGTAACGGCCGCCAGGGACGCGGCTTCGCTGTACCGTGCGATGCATCTCGGCGCAATCGATTATCTGGTCAAGCCATTCTCTTATAAGCGGCTGCTTAAAGCTCTGGATAAGTATATTGATTACACAAAGACAGTGGAGGGACTGCGGCTGGCGGACCAGGAAACGGTGGATTACCTGCTGCATGCGCCGGATGCGAAAGATACGGGTGCCGCAAAAGGTATGGTGGCGGGCAGCGATATAGAACGCAGGATTTTGGAAGATATGGCAGGCGGGCAGGGACGTGATTTTACTGCCAAGGAGCTCGCAGACGGGCTTCAGGTCTCGGTGGTAACGGTCAGGCGCTATTTAAAGCGATTAAATGATGCGGGACGGGTCATTTCGGATATTGATTACCAGACAGGCGGCCATCCGCGTATCGTATACCGGCTGCCATGA
- a CDS encoding amidophosphoribosyltransferase: protein MGGVFGVAKKGNCAYDLFFGTDYHSHLGTYRGGMTVYSEGRFLRAIHGIENSPFRTKFESDVEDLTGPMGIGSISDTAPQPLTVRSHLGTYAVATVGRINNADEIIRKCFRNSFAQFSEMGNGKLNPTELVAALVGSQATLAEGIRYAQEHIDGSMTMLVLTKDGIYAARDNVGRTSLVLGETEDGYCVASESFSYLNLGYHDVRELGPAEVVLITPEGIQDVLPPKEKMKICSFLWTYYGYPTTCYEGVNVEQMRYASGRLLASHDCVQPDMVAGVPDSGTAYAIGYANYSGIPFARPFIKYTPTWPRSFMPQKQDLRNLIAHMKLIPVKGLIQGKKLLMIDDSIVRGTQMRETIEFLYESGAKEVHVRSACPPILFGCKYLSFSRSTSDLDLIARKLIEQKEGDVSMEILQEYADPDSTRHAELTEQVCKKLHLTSLRYHRLDDLQASVGIDPCKMCTYCWNGKE from the coding sequence TTGGGCGGTGTATTCGGTGTAGCAAAAAAGGGGAATTGCGCATATGATCTGTTTTTCGGAACGGATTACCATTCGCATTTGGGTACGTATCGTGGAGGGATGACGGTGTATTCGGAGGGACGGTTCCTGCGGGCGATCCACGGAATCGAAAATTCTCCTTTCCGTACAAAGTTCGAAAGTGATGTGGAGGACCTGACCGGTCCCATGGGTATCGGAAGCATCTCGGATACCGCGCCGCAACCTTTAACGGTGCGCTCCCATCTGGGAACGTATGCCGTCGCCACGGTTGGGCGCATTAATAACGCCGATGAAATTATTCGAAAATGTTTCAGGAACAGTTTTGCACAGTTTTCCGAAATGGGAAATGGCAAATTAAATCCGACGGAATTGGTGGCAGCCCTGGTGGGAAGCCAGGCAACGCTTGCGGAGGGGATCCGCTATGCGCAGGAACATATTGACGGTTCCATGACCATGCTGGTGCTGACTAAGGACGGCATTTATGCCGCGCGGGACAATGTAGGACGCACCTCGCTGGTGCTGGGGGAGACGGAGGACGGCTACTGCGTAGCATCCGAAAGTTTTTCTTATTTAAACCTTGGATACCATGATGTGCGGGAATTAGGCCCTGCTGAGGTCGTGCTGATTACGCCTGAGGGAATCCAGGATGTGCTGCCGCCCAAGGAGAAAATGAAAATCTGCAGTTTTCTTTGGACATATTACGGTTATCCCACCACTTGTTATGAGGGGGTAAACGTAGAACAAATGCGCTATGCAAGCGGACGGCTTTTGGCATCCCACGACTGCGTACAGCCGGATATGGTAGCGGGCGTACCGGATTCGGGTACGGCGTACGCCATCGGATATGCCAACTATTCGGGTATTCCTTTTGCGCGCCCGTTCATCAAATATACGCCCACATGGCCGCGTTCATTTATGCCGCAAAAACAGGATTTGCGCAATCTGATCGCCCATATGAAGCTGATTCCCGTCAAGGGACTGATCCAAGGCAAAAAGCTGCTGATGATAGATGATTCCATTGTTCGCGGCACGCAAATGCGTGAAACAATTGAGTTCTTATATGAGAGCGGCGCAAAAGAGGTACATGTACGCTCGGCCTGTCCGCCGATTCTCTTCGGATGCAAATATTTGAGCTTTTCCCGCTCCACCTCGGACCTTGATCTCATTGCGCGTAAGTTGATCGAGCAGAAAGAGGGAGACGTTTCCATGGAGATATTGCAGGAATACGCCGATCCGGACAGTACGCGCCATGCAGAGCTTACCGAGCAGGTGTGTAAGAAACTCCATCTTACCTCTCTGCGTTATCACCGTTTGGACGACCTGCAGGCTTCGGTAGGTATAGATCCATGCAAAATGTGCACCTACTGCTGGAACGGAAAGGAATAA
- a CDS encoding Rrf2 family transcriptional regulator, translated as MSGEFTIAVHALVYLNHKQKMLSSDELAKNVCTHPARIRKVMAKLKKAGLLTTKEGADGGYDFTLPPEAVSLRMVSDALEEPLVAAGWRSGGSDMKCLIASGMAQVMDDVYADLDRVCKQRLESITIADIDAQIFRKGERAGA; from the coding sequence ATGAGCGGCGAATTTACCATAGCGGTGCATGCCTTGGTTTACCTGAACCACAAACAAAAAATGCTGAGCAGCGATGAGCTGGCCAAAAATGTTTGTACCCATCCGGCGCGGATCCGTAAGGTGATGGCCAAGCTTAAAAAAGCGGGGCTGCTGACAACCAAGGAAGGGGCGGACGGCGGATATGATTTTACGTTGCCGCCTGAAGCGGTGTCGCTGCGCATGGTAAGCGACGCGCTGGAAGAACCGCTGGTGGCGGCAGGATGGCGGTCGGGCGGCTCTGATATGAAATGCCTGATTGCATCCGGTATGGCGCAGGTAATGGATGACGTTTATGCTGATCTTGACAGGGTTTGTAAACAGAGGCTGGAAAGCATCACCATAGCGGATATTGACGCACAGATATTCCGGAAAGGCGAAAGAGCCGGCGCTTAA
- the 4hbD_2 gene encoding 4-hydroxybutyrate dehydrogenase translates to MKELAIRPEIFSFDTCKEFCEEYKVGEGDLIITNEYIFNPYFTDLGIKADVLYQEKYGMGEPSDEMAEAMYADMKGDYKRIIAIGGGTIIDISKIFALKNVSPILDLYDRKVDIIKDKELVLVPTTCGTGSEVTNIAILELKSRHTKLGLAVDEMYADSAVLIPELLKGLPFKFFATSSIDALIHALESSLSPKATPYTEMFGYKAIEMILKGYQEIAKNGQEARIPLLKDFLIASNYAGIAFGNAGCAAVHAMSYPLGGTYHVPHGEANYALLIGVFKAYMEIDPNGKIKKMNRFIADILGCKEDVVYDEMEKLLNQIIQCKPLHEYGVKQEELDTFTDNVMEKQGRLMANNYVVLDRDKVYEIYKSLY, encoded by the coding sequence ATGAAAGAATTGGCGATCAGGCCGGAAATATTCTCGTTCGATACCTGTAAGGAATTCTGCGAGGAGTACAAAGTCGGCGAAGGGGACCTTATCATCACAAACGAGTATATTTTTAATCCGTATTTTACGGATCTGGGAATCAAAGCCGACGTACTGTACCAGGAAAAATACGGTATGGGCGAGCCGTCTGACGAAATGGCGGAGGCGATGTACGCCGATATGAAAGGCGATTATAAACGAATTATCGCGATCGGCGGCGGCACGATTATCGATATTTCCAAGATATTCGCGCTGAAAAACGTGAGCCCGATCCTCGACCTTTACGACAGGAAAGTGGATATTATCAAGGATAAGGAGCTTGTATTGGTGCCGACGACATGCGGCACGGGCAGCGAGGTAACGAATATTGCCATTCTGGAGCTCAAAAGCCGCCACACGAAGCTCGGCCTCGCGGTTGACGAAATGTACGCGGACAGCGCGGTGCTCATTCCGGAGCTTTTGAAAGGGCTGCCCTTTAAGTTTTTCGCCACCAGTTCCATCGACGCGCTGATCCACGCCCTGGAATCCAGCCTGTCGCCCAAAGCGACGCCGTATACGGAGATGTTCGGGTATAAGGCGATCGAGATGATCCTCAAGGGTTATCAGGAAATCGCGAAGAACGGGCAGGAGGCGCGTATTCCGCTCTTAAAGGATTTCCTGATTGCGAGCAACTATGCGGGGATCGCCTTTGGTAACGCGGGCTGCGCGGCCGTGCACGCGATGAGCTATCCACTTGGCGGCACATACCATGTTCCGCACGGGGAAGCAAATTATGCCCTGCTGATCGGCGTGTTCAAAGCCTATATGGAAATCGATCCCAACGGAAAGATTAAGAAAATGAACCGATTCATTGCGGATATTCTTGGCTGCAAGGAAGACGTGGTTTATGATGAGATGGAAAAGCTCTTAAACCAGATCATCCAATGCAAGCCGCTGCATGAGTATGGCGTGAAACAGGAAGAACTCGATACGTTCACGGATAACGTGATGGAAAAACAGGGTCGCCTGATGGCGAACAACTATGTTGTTTTAGACAGGGATAAGGTATACGAAATTTATAAAAGCCTCTATTGA
- the aiiB gene encoding N-acyl homoserine lactonase AiiB → MKGLEFAILRYGYLYNDLGWNVALPDPVSKSCQAKTPVYGKFPCSMILIRHPQASYILYDVGEYPADKAGDTKRPEFWDEYFALEAKREDFLDGQLKRAGLTVDDISAIIISHMHCDHANGLKFFSGTKAGRNVYVSKADFQQGCAVAFAEPDESKTSSAYWRSIFTEPEITYHFIEEDTELFPGVKLFLLEGHTPGVMGMMLELEGGNYLFPNDACGSRLNYGPPAKLPGIIYDSLGFERCIKKLRALEKQYDAKMIFSHDLKEDEQYLHFPDWYR, encoded by the coding sequence ATGAAGGGATTGGAATTTGCGATTTTGCGGTATGGTTATCTTTATAACGATTTGGGGTGGAACGTCGCGCTTCCGGATCCGGTTTCCAAATCGTGCCAGGCAAAAACGCCCGTCTATGGGAAGTTTCCCTGTTCGATGATTTTGATCAGGCATCCGCAGGCAAGCTACATCCTCTACGACGTAGGCGAATATCCCGCGGACAAAGCGGGCGATACCAAGCGTCCGGAGTTCTGGGACGAGTATTTTGCGCTGGAAGCCAAAAGGGAAGATTTTCTTGACGGACAGCTTAAGCGGGCGGGACTGACGGTCGATGACATTTCCGCGATCATTATTTCACATATGCACTGCGACCATGCGAACGGACTGAAATTTTTCTCCGGTACGAAAGCGGGCAGGAACGTTTATGTTTCCAAGGCGGATTTCCAGCAGGGATGTGCGGTTGCTTTTGCGGAACCGGACGAATCGAAGACAAGTTCGGCCTATTGGAGAAGCATTTTTACCGAGCCGGAGATCACCTACCATTTCATCGAAGAAGATACGGAGTTGTTCCCAGGGGTCAAACTGTTTTTACTGGAAGGACATACGCCGGGTGTTATGGGAATGATGCTGGAACTTGAGGGCGGGAATTACCTGTTTCCGAACGATGCGTGCGGCTCAAGGCTGAATTACGGGCCGCCGGCAAAATTACCCGGCATTATTTATGACTCGCTTGGATTTGAGCGGTGCATAAAAAAGTTGCGCGCCCTGGAAAAACAGTATGATGCAAAAATGATTTTCTCCCATGATTTAAAGGAAGACGAGCAATATCTGCATTTTCCGGATTGGTACCGGTAA
- the hbd_2 gene encoding 3-hydroxybutyryl-CoA dehydrogenase, with product MKKAGIVGSGTMGTSIAQVFAAAGYETVLADISVELAQNGKEKICRNLKQLLQKSRITEAEAEAVAGRITPVGSLEQCAGCNIVVEAVAERMDIKRGIFSSLEDAVDREAILVTNTSSLSITEIGSALKRKERFMGMHFFNPATVMKLVEVISGENTDPKYTEQAIGIIKEIGKTPVKAMESAGFVVNRILIPMVNEGIAVYAEGVASAEDIDTAMKLGANHPMGPLALGDLIGLDIVLDIMEVLQSETGDDKYRPHPLLRKMVRAGKLGKKAGSGFFEYQEGKGKK from the coding sequence ATGAAGAAAGCTGGGATAGTAGGATCGGGTACGATGGGTACGTCGATCGCGCAGGTATTTGCGGCGGCAGGCTACGAAACGGTTTTAGCCGATATTTCTGTGGAGCTGGCACAGAACGGAAAGGAAAAAATCTGCAGGAATCTTAAGCAGCTGCTGCAAAAAAGCAGGATAACAGAGGCGGAAGCAGAGGCGGTTGCGGGCAGGATAACGCCTGTGGGGTCTTTGGAACAATGCGCCGGATGTAATATTGTCGTAGAGGCGGTGGCGGAGCGCATGGACATCAAACGGGGCATTTTTTCTTCGCTTGAGGATGCGGTGGACAGGGAGGCTATCCTGGTAACGAATACGTCCAGTCTGTCTATTACGGAGATCGGCAGCGCGCTCAAACGAAAAGAAAGATTTATGGGTATGCACTTCTTTAATCCGGCTACCGTCATGAAGCTGGTGGAAGTCATCAGTGGAGAAAATACCGATCCCAAATATACGGAGCAGGCGATCGGGATCATAAAAGAGATCGGAAAAACGCCGGTGAAAGCGATGGAAAGCGCGGGCTTTGTAGTTAACCGTATTCTGATCCCGATGGTCAACGAGGGGATCGCGGTATATGCGGAGGGAGTGGCGAGCGCCGAGGATATTGATACGGCGATGAAGCTGGGAGCAAATCATCCGATGGGGCCGCTTGCTTTGGGAGACCTGATTGGACTGGACATTGTCCTTGATATTATGGAAGTGCTTCAAAGCGAAACGGGAGACGACAAATACAGGCCGCATCCACTGCTCCGAAAAATGGTGCGCGCGGGAAAATTAGGAAAAAAAGCGGGGAGCGGTTTTTTTGAATATCAGGAAGGAAAGGGAAAAAAATGA
- a CDS encoding crotonase has product MNTVRIQNEKEILWIYLSRPQQLNALNEEMIAELGEVLDAVERDNTYRCVIFTGEGEKAFAAGADIKAMENMSCESAEAFSRNGRQLMDRIENLAMPTIAAINGFAFGGGLEVALACDFRFAREDAKLGLPEVTLGIMPGWDGSRRLARVAGYGQACELVFTGKAVTAKRARECGIVNEIFPIDTFTKEITAVAESICRNAPVGIRYAKYSMRKDGKACEELFGKLFLTQDQRTGMRNFNRKRKTEYFEGK; this is encoded by the coding sequence ATGAACACCGTACGGATACAAAATGAAAAAGAAATTTTATGGATATACCTTTCGCGTCCGCAGCAGCTCAATGCATTGAATGAGGAAATGATTGCAGAGCTGGGGGAGGTTCTGGACGCTGTGGAGCGCGATAACACATACCGCTGCGTTATTTTTACGGGCGAGGGAGAGAAAGCGTTTGCCGCCGGCGCGGATATTAAGGCGATGGAGAACATGTCCTGCGAGTCGGCAGAGGCGTTTTCCAGGAATGGCAGGCAATTGATGGATCGGATTGAAAACCTTGCCATGCCGACGATCGCGGCGATCAACGGGTTTGCATTCGGCGGCGGCCTGGAGGTCGCGCTGGCCTGCGATTTTCGTTTCGCACGGGAAGATGCAAAGCTGGGATTGCCGGAAGTGACGCTGGGAATCATGCCCGGATGGGACGGGAGCAGGAGGCTCGCGCGTGTGGCAGGCTACGGACAGGCCTGTGAACTCGTTTTTACCGGAAAAGCGGTTACGGCCAAAAGAGCCAGGGAATGCGGGATTGTAAACGAAATATTTCCTATAGACACCTTTACAAAAGAAATAACCGCAGTCGCCGAGTCGATTTGCAGGAATGCGCCTGTTGGTATCCGTTATGCGAAATATAGTATGCGAAAGGATGGAAAGGCGTGCGAAGAGTTGTTCGGGAAGCTTTTTCTGACGCAGGATCAAAGGACGGGAATGAGAAATTTTAACCGCAAACGTAAAACGGAATATTTTGAGGGGAAATAG
- the thl gene encoding acetyl-CoA acetyltransferase — MEKIYVLGACRTAIGSLGGALKEVGAAKLGEAVLREALVRSGVEGTEVGQVVMGNVLQAGQGQNPARQAAVFADIPVTVPAVTLNKVCGSGLYAVNLAAALVASGQEECVLIGGMENMSRAPHTLQMRWGQKMGNATLRDSMIQEGLWDVFNDYHMGITAENVAQKYGITRQEQDEFSLKSQRKATAAIQNGRFKDEIVPVYVPQRKGEAICFDRDEHVRTDASIEALGKLRPAFRKDGTVTAGNASGINDGAAAMVIASESFVRKRKLAPQARWICGASCGVDPSVMGIGPISTVKKALRLADMQIENIDLLEANEAFAAQAIAVMRGIGADEEKVNVNGGAIALGHPIGASGARITVTLLHEMHRRGSKYGLSTLCIGGGMGEAAIFERDALCK; from the coding sequence ATGGAAAAAATATATGTGTTGGGCGCATGCAGAACGGCTATCGGGAGCCTGGGCGGCGCGTTAAAAGAGGTCGGGGCGGCAAAGCTGGGCGAGGCGGTGCTGCGTGAAGCATTGGTCCGGTCGGGAGTAGAGGGGACAGAGGTAGGCCAGGTCGTGATGGGCAACGTATTACAGGCAGGGCAGGGACAGAATCCGGCGCGGCAGGCGGCGGTCTTTGCGGATATTCCGGTGACTGTGCCCGCCGTTACGCTCAACAAGGTATGCGGTTCGGGATTATATGCTGTAAACCTTGCGGCGGCGTTGGTCGCGTCCGGACAGGAGGAATGCGTGCTTATCGGGGGCATGGAGAACATGTCGCGCGCGCCGCATACGCTGCAAATGCGCTGGGGACAGAAAATGGGCAATGCAACACTGCGGGACTCCATGATACAAGAGGGATTATGGGACGTTTTCAACGACTACCATATGGGAATAACGGCGGAAAATGTCGCCCAAAAGTACGGGATCACGCGGCAGGAACAGGACGAATTCTCTTTGAAATCGCAGCGAAAAGCAACGGCAGCGATACAAAACGGACGTTTTAAGGATGAAATCGTTCCGGTTTATGTTCCGCAGCGCAAAGGAGAAGCGATCTGTTTTGACAGGGATGAGCATGTGCGTACGGACGCTTCGATAGAAGCACTTGGAAAACTGCGTCCGGCTTTCCGCAAAGACGGAACGGTTACGGCAGGGAATGCATCCGGCATTAACGACGGGGCGGCGGCAATGGTGATCGCGTCGGAAAGCTTTGTCAGGAAAAGAAAGCTCGCGCCCCAGGCAAGATGGATTTGCGGAGCGTCCTGCGGCGTGGATCCGTCCGTTATGGGCATCGGTCCTATCAGCACTGTAAAAAAAGCGTTGCGTCTGGCGGATATGCAAATAGAAAATATCGACCTGCTGGAAGCCAATGAAGCGTTTGCTGCGCAGGCGATCGCCGTCATGCGCGGGATCGGCGCGGATGAAGAAAAGGTCAATGTAAATGGGGGCGCGATTGCCTTGGGGCATCCGATAGGCGCTTCCGGCGCACGAATTACGGTGACGCTTCTGCACGAGATGCACAGGCGGGGCAGCAAATATGGGCTTTCCACGTTATGCATCGGCGGCGGCATGGGAGAAGCGGCGATTTTTGAACGCGACGCATTATGTAAATGA
- a CDS encoding oxidoreductase, which translates to MKSLFDNTEIKGMRLKNRFIRSATWLRRAHRDGHISDDVLRSYEELSKGGAGLIMTGYAFVSQGEQPNPRMLGAYDDSFIKDFEKLADIAHRHGSLIALQIAYGGSQCTHPDAKSMDIIGASAVYNAYTDVTPREATKKDIQTLVEDFGQAAVRAQKAGMDGVQVHAAHGYLLSQWLTPYFNRRIDEYGGSIHNRARIIYEICEEIRARVGNDFPLMIKMNCSDLVMGSQYLTMEEAMKVFVRLDEMEVDLIEVSGGNTSLIGSFERSARKDIADREKQSYFRAAAAQAASRVKHAKVALVGGNRKPKLMTEILNETEIEYFSLSRPFLCEPDIVNKWKSDAEYEMKCRACNQCWGKERNECIFTRK; encoded by the coding sequence ATGAAAAGTTTATTCGACAATACGGAAATAAAAGGGATGCGTCTGAAAAACAGGTTCATCCGCTCTGCCACATGGCTGCGGCGCGCGCATCGCGACGGGCATATAAGCGATGACGTTCTGCGCTCTTACGAGGAACTTTCTAAGGGCGGCGCGGGACTGATCATGACAGGCTACGCTTTTGTTTCGCAAGGGGAGCAGCCGAATCCGAGAATGCTGGGAGCATATGACGACAGTTTTATCAAAGATTTCGAAAAGCTCGCCGACATTGCCCATCGCCACGGAAGCTTGATCGCGCTGCAAATTGCGTACGGAGGTTCGCAGTGTACGCATCCGGACGCAAAAAGCATGGATATTATAGGCGCGTCAGCAGTATATAACGCGTATACGGACGTCACGCCTAGGGAAGCGACCAAAAAAGACATTCAAACATTGGTGGAAGACTTCGGGCAGGCCGCAGTCCGCGCGCAAAAAGCAGGGATGGACGGAGTGCAGGTCCATGCGGCGCACGGATACCTGTTGAGTCAGTGGCTCACGCCCTATTTCAACCGCCGGATAGACGAATATGGGGGCAGTATCCACAACCGCGCGCGGATTATTTATGAGATATGCGAAGAGATACGGGCGCGTGTGGGCAATGATTTTCCGCTTATGATCAAAATGAATTGCAGCGATCTTGTGATGGGTAGTCAATACCTGACGATGGAAGAAGCAATGAAAGTTTTTGTGCGGCTGGATGAGATGGAGGTCGACCTGATCGAAGTCAGCGGCGGCAACACCTCGCTCATTGGTTCCTTTGAGCGTTCCGCACGTAAGGATATTGCGGACAGGGAAAAACAATCCTATTTCAGGGCGGCGGCGGCACAGGCCGCGTCGCGCGTAAAACACGCCAAGGTTGCGCTGGTGGGCGGAAACCGGAAACCGAAGCTGATGACGGAAATACTCAACGAAACCGAAATAGAATATTTTTCCCTGTCACGGCCGTTTCTTTGTGAACCGGACATCGTGAACAAGTGGAAAAGTGATGCGGAATATGAGATGAAATGCAGGGCATGCAACCAGTGCTGGGGCAAAGAGCGAAACGAATGTATTTTTACGCGAAAGTAA